A genome region from Anopheles stephensi strain Indian chromosome 2, UCI_ANSTEP_V1.0, whole genome shotgun sequence includes the following:
- the LOC118505089 gene encoding protein atonal-like has protein sequence MTSDFGRHAPFSYYYTHDPVAPTCGSVNVKMEQHEVPASLAESSYLGSTYAYTSNAPSNTSTTTNITSQSAAPNVVVLPGFMDNYPDSWMTPSPSSFGSESPDYYSLANSPQRSFVDVEEYKENLLAMQQTSQLPAQLATSTSLPLSPPLANVQLQATPTTAPSTNLPVKKRQYNRKPKAKSESAKAPETDTTSRADLSCLTFPKSFSKSTDSQGPIGSINTTSLVGVIGKRKRKQVPPQIKKKRRLAANARERKRMQNLNDAFDRLRQYLPSLGNDRQLSKHETLQMAQTYITALCDLLQ, from the coding sequence ATGACAAGTGACTTTGGTCGACACGCTCCCTTCTCGTACTACTACACGCACGATCCGGTAGCGCCCACGTGTGGTAGTGTGAACGTCAAGATGGAGCAGCATGAAGTACCGGCCTCACTGGCCGAATCGAGTTATCTCGGCTCGACCTACGCCTACACATCGAATGCGCCATCcaacacctccaccaccaccaacatcacTTCCCAATCGGCCGCTCCGAATGTGGTGGTACTGCCCGGCTTTATGGACAACTATCCGGACAGCTGGATGACACCGAGCCCGTCCAGCTTTGGGTCGGAAAGTCCCGATTACTACTCCCTGGCCAACTCACCCCAGCGCAGCTTCGTCGATGTGGAGGAGTACAAAGAGAATCTGCTTGCCATGCAACAAACCTCCCAGCTTCCGGCTCAACTGGCCACCTCCACGTCGCTTCCCCTTTCACCTCCGCTCGCCAATGTACAGCTGCAGGCAACGCCAACCACCGCTCCCAGCACCAATCTGCCCGTCAAGAAGCGTCAGTACAACCGGAAACCGAAAGCAAAGTCGGAATCAGCGAAAGCTCCCGAAACGGACACAACTTCCCGGGCCGATCTGTCGTGCCTAACGTTTCCGAAGTCGTTCTCCAAATCTACCGACTCGCAAGGACCGATCGGATccatcaacaccaccagcCTCGTCGGAGTGATCGGCAAACGGAAGCGGAAGCAAGTGCCACCCCAGATCAAGAAGAAGCGCCGTCTGGCGGCAAATGCACGCGAACGGAAACGGATGCAGAACCTGAACGATGCCTTTGATCGACTGCGCCAGTATCTGCCCTCGCTCGGGAACGATCGACAACTGTCCAAGCACGAGACGCTCCAGATGGCACAGACCTACATTACGGCGCTCTGCGATCTGTTGCAGTAG
- the LOC118505092 gene encoding uncharacterized protein LOC118505092, producing the protein MASRSTWNDLVRMGRYNLWLSSVLLLTLMCCRATGQTSSGPLPDPVCGQISQMLDSCFRNSSPSIAVELLYSVKIPDTVEEISDRCLLFNRGMECVQHYLNVCVDQKERKIIENEVYGAKRLYEFLCRDRGFQKEFLRHKACFHHVHHDWDVCSSKFVGILKEEMSKTTKQSMNVQYMHFCCARYGYENCVYNSARYKCRHDSAVFLRTVAKLLSTDRHFLNCDKIEQEVCSAGAREASWGKLVVLMGVAGLVWQSFGTGRYSHFDIHQ; encoded by the exons ATGGCCAGTAGAAGCACGTGGAACGATTTAGTAAGGATGGGACGATACAACCTTTGGCTGTCCAGCGTACTTCTGCTGACGTTGATGTGTTGCCGGG CAACGGGGCAAACCTCGTCGGGCCCACTCCCCGATCCGGTGTGTGGTCAGATCTCGCAAATGCTGGACAGCTGCTTCCGCAACTCGTCCCCATCGATTGCCGTCGAGCTGCTGTACTCCGTCAAGATACCGGACACGGTGGAGGAAATTAGCGACCGGTGTCT ACTGTTCAACCGAGGGATGGAATGCGTTCAGCACTATTTGAACGTGTGCGTGGACCAGAAGGAGCGGAAAATCATCGAAAACGAAGTGTACGGTGCAAAACGATTGTACGAGTTCCTGTGCCGGGACCGTGGATTTCAGAAGG AGTTTCTGCGGCACAAGGCTTGCTTTCATCACGTGCACCACGACTGGGACGTCTGTTCGAGCAAGTTCGTCGGCATTCTCAAGGAGGAAATGTCCAAAACAACGAAGCAATCGATGAACGTGCAGTACATGCACTTCTGCTG CGCACGGTATGGTTATGAAAACTGTGTCTACAATAGCGCCCGGTACAAGTGTCGCCATGATTCGGCCGTTTTTCTTCGTACCGTCGCGAAGTTGCTGTCCACCGATAGACACTTTCTGAACTGTGATAAGATCGAGCAGGAGGTCTGTTCCGCCGGGGCGAGGGAGGCTTCGTGGGGGAAGCTTGTGGTGCTGATGGGCGTTGCAGGATTGGTATGGCAAAGTTTCGGAACTGGAAGGTATTCCCATTTTGACATCCATCAATAG